Sequence from the Xiphophorus maculatus strain JP 163 A chromosome 16, X_maculatus-5.0-male, whole genome shotgun sequence genome:
ACCATCAGTGGGATCTGGCAATCTACTGGCCAGTATGCTCATTTTGTCAAACAGTTAGTTGGTGCTGAGAGGATAAGTTGGTCTTTTGGTGGTCTGGTTGGACCAACGGGGCGTCGTTTTACAGCTGGCTAATATCTGGTGTTGTTGATCGGCTGGATCAGCTGATTCATTGAGTTAGTTAGTTTCCACCTCCACAGCACTGGCCGCTTCTGCCCTGTGGAGCAGTTTCCTGCAGGTCCACGCCACCTCTGGCCCGTCCGCCCGGTCCCGCTCCGCCCTGAGGCTCGTTCTTCGGAAGTTTCTTGGCTGTTGCAGAGAATAAAGATAATTGGTCAATCTCCGGTTTAAAGTATTGCAAAGATTAATTCTACCAATAATTATCTACcaattaacctaaaaaaaattgagaCAAATGACCAAAATTTTAAGTAgaatcacatttattaaaactaaaattaaatatatattaagagaagaaacagaaaacttttaCACTGAAATGTCTACGATAGAAGGcgccaatattttttttcagtcaaaagcaaaaatttatttaagtaCATTTATAGTTTTACTAGGAGGTACCAATTTATTCTCAGCCTCTCTAAATGATTAATGAATTAATAGTTGGACTTCTGAGAAACACTCACCTATAGCCATAAAAATCTCATTAACATTCATTGCGGTCTTGGCTGAAGTTTCCATAAAGAGCAAACTGTTGTCATCTGCATATGCTTGTGCTTCCTACAGGACCAAAGGAAAATTCTCAGGGCATTTTGACCTTGAAAATTAATCTGTAGTAGATTCTGTATTTATTCCCCTTACCTGGAAATCTACGGCTCTCTTGCTGGCCAGGTCGGCTTTGTTTCCTGCCAGCGCAATAACGATGTTGGGGCTGGCTTGTCGCTGCAGCTCCTTCACCCAGTTCTTTGCACGTGTAAATGTATCCTTTACAAcagaaaagtgcaaaacaatGTGATACTACACTTAAATCTGACTTGATTACACAAGTCAGATTAGACTTGATTAGATGACCAGAGCGTTTTGGCTGTTACTCACTGTGTTGGTGATGTCAAAGACCACAATGGCAGCCTGGGCTCCTCTGTAGTACATAGGGGCCAAGCTGTGATACCGTTCCTGTCCTGCAGTGTCCCAGATCTCAAACTTGACTGTTGTATCATCCAAACATACTGTCTGCGTGAGGAAGGCAGCTAAAAAGATAATTAGAAATAgcattttaaacagatttttaaaaaagagagaatatttGACTTCTCTTCAGAATAAGTCTTGGTgtaatgataaagaaaaaagcatAAGTCACTAAATTAGGACACATTAATAATATGAAAtcaattattcattttcataatCTGCTGAAAAGGCTACCAATCagagtaagaaataaaaaaaaaaagccgtagaaaacataaaaaaaagcaactcacTTTACCAGGAGGAAATGTTAGTTTATGAAATGCACACTCACACAATCAGCCATCTCTCACATGACACCTAAAGCTTAGCTCCTTCTTGCATAGtacacattttaaagctttgtaATCTTTGACCAGGCATGCCGCCGACCACAAGTTCAAtagaaagcaaaaaagaaaagtgctgaCTCGTTTTATTTCCACCGATTCTTTGGTGAGTATCCTGTTCCAACATTCTTATGCAAGTTGACTCATCAGAAACCAGATACAGCAGGGAAAACAATTAGGGAAAAAGTGAGTATGAAATGACTTATTTCCAATATATgtacaattttacattttcacctGACTGCCCTGAAGATACttaacatttatatatttatataaaagaaCACATTTCGAAAACTGCTACCCAGTGGtttgtattttctgaaataggcaaaaatgtggaaaacccACAGAAAGCTGAGGAATACAAGAAAGAAAGGTGGAAAGTTTCCAGTTGTTAATCCAGTTTCAGATGGATTAACATATTTCTATTTAGTAATTCAATTCGTAACATTCCTCCTTTAATTCAAAGCGCCAATTAACtaattttgatttgatgttACAATCTAGGTCAATTTAAACAGTCAAGAGACATGCGTCACTTTGTGCAATTTGACCAGTTTCGGTAAAGATATCTGCCTTCTTTGTGTGAAGAGCCTGAAGCCAGTTGAAGTCATCCTTTGGTCTTGGAAGAACTAGTTTTACCGGTCCTTCTCCTGACTAAACTGACAACAGATATAAGTAAGACCTGCCAGAAGTCAGATCACTTCTACTGGCATGGACAAGTCTTCTGCTTCAGGGCTGAAATCTgatgttttaaatcaagagTGCACAAACAGTTCAGAACCTAAACACCCACATGGATGTTTGACAAGAACCAAATAACGTCATGTGcagaaagttttaattaaaagtttatcAGGTTTTTGCACCTTTTAGATAGCccaaatgattttttaattaCTTCTGTATACCAGTGGAAGAatgcagcacaaaaacagactgaaattgagaaagaaaaacacatatgcagttgtgaaaagtttaaaaaggcatacaatttaatttattagctTTCCATTTATTGATTATCTTTGAAATCTAAACTAATCTAGCTaatttagttttagtcaggTTTTATTCCGTGTTTTGTAATCTAAAGGATAAAAGTGAGAatttctgaaatctgaaaacctttttctgttgatttgtATTTGGAATATGCCATGTATCTTTAAATTACCACATCAGAACTCACTGATATTACAGATTACAAATACAGTGCTTTACAGAAGTGTCTGTCATGGAAAACGTGCAGAAATCCTGGAGTCCTTACCTCCGATGGTGCTCTCTTGATACTCATGAAACTGGCCCTTGACGAAGCGCAGCACCAGGCTGGACTTTCCTACTGCAGATTCTCCCAGTAGCACTAGTTTGAACTGACAGATCTTGTTGCTAGCAGCGGTGCCGTTGGTCCGTGCTGGTCCACCTCGCCCTGCCATATTGCAGCGTTggaaattacaagaaaaaaaaaaaaaggccgtgtgggagggggaggagaggaTGAATGAGTAAAGgcttaagttttttttgcagaagGATGGTGAAGCTGAGGTAAACGCAGGTAGGCTCAGGTCATGCAGGTAGCTTTCCTGGAGGAAGACGACACCTCACTATTGAGAGctgtaaaagaaagaagaaaagcattAAAAGTTTATTGAGTTTCTACTAAACAACCACAGTCTCCGAATACAATCAAAATCAAAAGCcaccaaaaacagaaatcatccTTATACTTCTGCACTAAAGCTTTGTTGTCAGCTTCAAAAACCTTAAAACTGAAGTTGTTGATGCAAAATACCACCATCAGACTCATTACCCAGTTTGAGAGTtattcatttaaacatgtttagtaTAAACAAGtgctaaagaaaaacacttcatgGCTTATTTGAAATTGTGCCCTTGGTTTTTCTCCCACAGGCTACAGTGAGACCATACTATTAAGTTTCTTGAGATGCTATTGCATACATTAAGgactaaaacaaaatgcaaaaataatcaattttgAATTACTTAAAGTTAAAATTGTTTGTAAACTAGAAGTACTGAGATGAAAGTCATTTTCTTATATGTGCATATAATGCAACATATATTTACTGAACATGATTATGAGATAATACCAGGTGAAGGTACTTGACAAAGGCAAACCTGAATGGTTAATATAAACAGATCTATTAACCAAAAGCTGCAGCGCACTAATCCAGCTGGTTATCCATAAGACATGCAAAGAAGCAGAGCATGAAATGCAACACTCATTAATGCACCTGGTTCTAGCATGtcataataaaacagctgtccAATAACAGGTCCTCAGTCTATTACATGCTAATAAGAAGTCTCAAGATAGACATGTCCAAAATGCGAAAGGTACAACATTAAGCAAC
This genomic interval carries:
- the rab5c gene encoding ras-related protein Rab-5C — protein: MAGRGGPARTNGTAASNKICQFKLVLLGESAVGKSSLVLRFVKGQFHEYQESTIGAAFLTQTVCLDDTTVKFEIWDTAGQERYHSLAPMYYRGAQAAIVVFDITNTDTFTRAKNWVKELQRQASPNIVIALAGNKADLASKRAVDFQEAQAYADDNSLLFMETSAKTAMNVNEIFMAIAKKLPKNEPQGGAGPGGRARGGVDLQETAPQGRSGQCCGGGN